The following nucleotide sequence is from Zingiber officinale cultivar Zhangliang chromosome 10A, Zo_v1.1, whole genome shotgun sequence.
AAACAGAAGAATCaccttcatatatatatatatatatatatatgaaaagctAGTAATAAATAATGAAACAGAAGAATCAGAAGGTGACATAACCGAAGTGTGCCAAAAGAAGGCTCAGAGACAGGATGAGTGCCAAATGGTTTTTGTATAAGGCAGCAAAAAGAAGTAGGTAAGCTCACAACAGAGAAAATTAATGAGCGGGGCACTGCCACAACTGCATCACAGCCCCTGCAGCGTCATTCCTTTTGCCTGTTCTCCTTTACAGATAGAACTTTTCCCCCCTACTAGTTGTCGCTTGTCTCCTTCGGCTATCCTTAATGCTGTGCCACCACATCAACCAGTACTGTGGGAGAATTAAAGTGGTCCTGCCATGCGTCGAAGTAAGTGCACCATTGGAGGTGGTCATAATATGCCAGAGTTTTGCCAATCACCAATCCAatggtaaataaataaaatgaagttTTATAAACTTCAAGACTCACAAATAAGATGAAAGAAAGATGATAGAGGCTAAGAAACTTGATCGATGGTGTTTAAGAGTGAAAAACTTGAAAAGTGCTTATTGTCTTATAAATTAAGAATTGTTTCATCCAAGCAAGAACTCGATTCAAGAGGCGAGCTAGGTAAGATTGGTTGATATATACCTTTCAAGATGATCGATCTCTGGTTATTGGGAATAATTCAAGAGAAGAAGATTTCTGGAAGTAGCTAGCAAACTAAGAATCTATCTTTCTTATTTCTTGCAAGCTGCTACTCGGTGTAATAATGTTGTTGCACAAATGCACTTTCGGATTCTTGCGACGGAACAAACGCCATTAACGTGCCATCACCCATCAGCTCAAATCCCCTTCTATCGTTAAATCTCGTGAGCACCTGTTGCTGCTCGTACCTCGTCGTCATATCTGCTACCACGGCCATGGCCATTTGCTGAGTCTCCATCGGCTCGGGCGGCGGAGGCGGCGGCGGAGGTTCATGAATAAAATTTTGGGCGTGGTGATGAGCCGCCGCCGCTTCCTGTGCGGCGAGACCGAGGCCCATGCCAACACTCATCACTGGAACGCCGTAGGGCGCGTCGGAGCAGGGGGGACCATGGGCGAAGAGCGGACCGAGCGTGGCGGCGCCAATGTAGGTGGAAAGCTCTTTCTTTGCCTCGTAGAGCTCGCGCTGGACCTGCTTGAGCTTTTGCTGGAGGAGCGAGATGTATCCGACGCAACCATAAACGGGGTTGTGCATCCTCACCTGCGCCTCGTAGGCCAGCGAGTTGGCGGCGTGCTCCCTCTGCGCAGGGGGCAGATCGCTGAGGAGCTTCCCGACGTTGCTCGCCCCAAAAACCTTGTGCACGCACGCGAACTTCCCCGGCTGGTCCGGCGGGAAGTACGGCGCGAAGACACACCCCGGCGTGCACTTTCGCCGCAGGCATTTGCACGCGGCGCAAGGGGAGTGGGTCGACATCGCCGGCGGTGATTAATTGTCGTTAAAAAAAAGAAGCTGAAAGCATTTGAATCAGAAAACAAACCAATAAGGGCTCGCTCGCTAGGGTTAATCAAGAACATTAATTGGGATTGAAACATTATAGCGTACCTTTCCAAATCTTTCAGCTCAAAAACTTGTCCGATCGTTGACAAAAATCATTTGTCCCATTTGAGATCGATCAGGAGGCAGCCACCCTTCTTAGGTTTGCTCGAAACAAAGAGATCGTTTGTCATTTTAGGTCAACTCAAAGGGGAGCAAATAAGATCGCAGAGGGGCATGCCGCGAGATCTGACGTGCACCGTGCGCGTTTGTTTCGTATCCAGCCTGTAGCAGCGGAGCGGAGAGAGAGGGAGATCGGCGATCGGAAGCAACGAAGTAAGCGCCAAAAAGAGGTGGAAGTTGGGGATGGAATGGAgacggagagagagagagagagagagagagacagagagGAGAGTGGCTTTAATCCGCTCTGGCGGTGGATTTACGCCTCGTTGCGTGGTGAGGAGTTTTCAGATCCCAACACAAGTCGTGACGAAGACGAAGAAActtaaaataaacagaaaatttGGTGACGAATTAATTAACGGAAATAACCGTACGTAGGAATAAAAGGTCAAAAATCATACGAGCGTCCTCCTCTTCCGAATCATTTGTAGGCTTCATCCACTTTCGAATCCCAGTTTATATCAGGGAATTTTTTTCTCCTTAGAAGTAAATTTAAGAATATTGATCATTTAATAGACCtctagaaataattttaaatttatcttaataattgatgataaaaattttatagaattaaaTCAATCCTCCCaaaattaatcaatccaaaagTTGTATATATGATACAAATTAAAAAGCAAAATAAAAAGACTTCATTTGACGTATggtaagatatttttttttaataggaGGGCAACTCTAAGAATAATGATAGCTTGGATGATTCTATGTAagaacttcctaatttatcctgatgaatgatagaaaattttcatgGAATCGGATTAATTATCTTCATAATTAGTTTAGTTGGTTTGAAAAATTGGATGCTAAAAATCAAAAGTGTCTCATTCTTCTATAAAATGACACAAATGCCCTTTGATCTATGCATGCATTTGACACGCATAATGTCATTTTTTCTCATCTAAATCCCATCACATTGTATCAGCTACAAGAACGTAACTACTACAACTATAATAGTTGCAGAAGCTATGAACTCGTAGTTGCtataatattgtagcagctatgaaaccGTAGTTGCTATAGTTACAACATTATACCATCTATTAATTAGTCATTGTTATAAATGTTGATCCTGTCTAAAATTAGGAAAGATGGAGCACAGGGTGGGTGAGTAGGCGAGAATGTTGAAGGAGGAAGGAATTGGAGTTGGAAACCATGGACCTCTACACACTACAAAGAGAGTAAACCGGAACGTTAGAGCGAGAACCAGGGAGGGGATCCTTGCTGCATgcactccaacgctcaagtcaaaatCGTAGCAAAtagagaagaagatgaatagtagaacAGTAGTGTAGATGCATGTGCGTGAGTGCACGCATACCTAGCCAACAGAGAGAAccctctttttatactgactctcaTAACCTTCGTAATAATGAGACGCTAGAGAATGTCTAGTGTCAGAATATGTTAGGTAATGGAGGAGGTACGACAGCCCTCCCTTAGGCACAAGAAGGTTCTATTGCTTGTATATATGTTAGAATAGCGGAATATTTCATAGTGTGTAGCCATTATTCTTTGACAGGTATTTACAATTTTCTGACAATGTTGTCTCCTAGAGGGGATATGACCTGTTATGTGTTGGGAGCCCTGGCCATGTGGAGCGAAGAGTTGAGCTCCGAATGTCTGTCCGACTCTTTGGTTGACCAGTTGTATACTAGGATTCATGCCCATAAGGAGCGGAGAGCTGAGCTTTGAAGGTTTGACCAACTCTAGGGTCAATAGGCTATGTACTGGGAACCTAGCCCATGATGAGCAGAGAGCTGAGCCCCGAATGTCCGAACTGCTCTAGTGTTGATCGGCTATGTGCTGGGAGCCTTGCCTATGAGGAATAGAGAGCTAAGCCCCGAAGGTCCGACTGGCTCTTTGGTCGATCAACTGTATGTTGGGAGTCATGCCCCTGAGGAGTGGAGAGTTGCATCTCGAAGGTCCAACCAGCTCTAGGGTCGACCGGCTATGTATACCCTGACTTTGACTATCACCTCACCTTAACTTTTATTATCATCTCACCTTGACTTTGGCTACCATATCATATTGACTATCAACCCCACATTACTTTTAGGGTCACTCACGATGTgtcgtatcacaagtctcccctttaAGTATAGTCAAAGGAGGTTCATAACTGACTGACTAAACCCGAGTCCTACTACTGTTCAATCATCCGATAGGCTGACGACTCTAACTATCGCCACTCAATATTACCGTTGAAGTAATCTTTCTCGAAAAAATGCTTGTTAAGCATGTGATATGCAAGGTAAGGTGATAGTGATGCACATGAAAGTGTATCAGCGAAATAATTTGGTTGTcttgtccatcataaatgtcgTTTCATGGGCAAGCTCCACGTGTTCCACCAACTCCCCATTCTCTGATGTGATAGTTGACGTATGCCTTTTTTATAGACTAATGGTAATTCATCCCCTCCGATCTGACAGTTGCAACCAATCAAGCCATTTTGATCAGATGATCGAGCTTTAAAGATCTCTCATGACGCATGTTAAAAAGCCTAAGCACCTAAGGAAGTAATCCATTCATGCCTTATCTTCTTCAGTTTACTTCTTTGGGGATTTCTACTGTGTGCACTCCCCTTCTCGTGATCTTCCTAGTAAGTGTCCTTTCAATCCTTGTGCATCTCTTTGTCATTCATCCATGGCCTAAGAAACTTTTAACCCTTGGTATACGCTTACTCACTCTGATTTCGATAGTTACAACCTTGAGATGATCCGTCTAGCCCTGGAGATCCTTAAAAACCTGTGCATACTCACTCCT
It contains:
- the LOC122027703 gene encoding protein ASYMMETRIC LEAVES 2-like, with translation MSTHSPCAACKCLRRKCTPGCVFAPYFPPDQPGKFACVHKVFGASNVGKLLSDLPPAQREHAANSLAYEAQVRMHNPVYGCVGYISLLQQKLKQVQRELYEAKKELSTYIGAATLGPLFAHGPPCSDAPYGVPVMSVGMGLGLAAQEAAAAHHHAQNFIHEPPPPPPPPEPMETQQMAMAVVADMTTRYEQQQVLTRFNDRRGFELMGDGTLMAFVPSQESESAFVQQHYYTE